The following proteins are co-located in the Microbacterium sp. Clip185 genome:
- a CDS encoding glutamine synthetase family protein produces the protein MDKQRDFVLRTIEERGVKFIRLWFTDVIGTLKSVAIAPAEVEGAFTEGLGFDGSAIEGLTRTFESDLLAHPDPTTFQILPWRGEIDPTARMFCDITTPDGQPAVADPRHVLKRTLAKASDAGFTFYTHPEIEFYLLKSSTYGPGGPEPVDSAGYFDNVPGGTAHDFRRRSVRMLEDLGISVEFSHHEGGPGQNEIDLRYADALATADNIMTFRTVIKEVAIEQGVYATFMPKPLSGQPGSGMHTHMSLFEGDRNAFYEEGAQYQLSKVGRQFIAGLLRHANEISAVTNQFVNSYKRLWGGDEAPSFISWGHNNRSALVRVPLYKPNKGGSSRVEYRALDSAANPYLAYALMLAAGLKGIEEEYELPPEAEDNVWSLTDSERRALGYAPLPASLDQALQYMEESELVAETLGETVFTYVLANKRREWAGYRSQVTPFELQSNLEML, from the coding sequence ATGGACAAGCAGCGCGATTTCGTACTGCGCACGATCGAAGAGCGCGGCGTCAAGTTCATCCGTCTCTGGTTCACCGATGTCATCGGAACCCTGAAGTCGGTGGCGATCGCTCCCGCCGAGGTCGAGGGAGCCTTCACCGAGGGCCTCGGCTTCGACGGTTCAGCGATCGAGGGGCTCACCCGCACCTTCGAATCCGATCTGCTGGCCCATCCGGATCCCACGACGTTCCAGATCCTGCCGTGGCGCGGTGAGATCGACCCGACGGCGCGGATGTTCTGCGACATCACCACGCCCGACGGTCAGCCCGCCGTCGCCGACCCGCGTCACGTGCTCAAGCGCACGCTCGCGAAGGCATCGGATGCCGGGTTCACCTTCTACACGCACCCCGAGATCGAGTTCTACCTGCTGAAGTCCTCGACCTACGGCCCGGGCGGCCCCGAGCCGGTCGACTCCGCGGGCTACTTCGACAACGTCCCCGGCGGCACGGCTCACGACTTCCGCCGCCGCTCGGTGCGGATGCTGGAAGACCTCGGCATTTCGGTCGAGTTCAGCCACCACGAGGGCGGTCCCGGTCAGAACGAGATCGATCTCCGCTACGCCGACGCGCTGGCTACCGCCGACAACATCATGACGTTCCGCACGGTCATCAAGGAAGTGGCCATCGAGCAGGGCGTCTACGCGACCTTCATGCCGAAGCCGCTCAGCGGGCAGCCCGGCAGCGGCATGCACACGCACATGTCGCTCTTCGAGGGTGACCGCAATGCCTTCTACGAGGAGGGTGCGCAGTACCAGCTCTCCAAGGTCGGCCGCCAGTTCATCGCGGGTCTGCTGCGTCACGCGAACGAGATCTCCGCGGTCACGAACCAGTTCGTGAACTCGTACAAGCGCCTGTGGGGCGGCGACGAGGCTCCCAGCTTCATCAGCTGGGGTCACAACAACCGGTCGGCGCTCGTGCGCGTTCCGCTCTACAAGCCCAACAAGGGCGGCTCCTCGCGCGTGGAGTACCGCGCCCTCGACTCGGCCGCGAACCCCTACCTGGCCTACGCGCTCATGCTCGCCGCCGGCCTCAAGGGCATCGAAGAGGAATACGAACTGCCGCCCGAGGCCGAGGACAACGTGTGGTCGCTCACCGATTCCGAGCGCCGCGCGCTCGGATACGCACCGCTTCCCGCGAGCCTCGACCAGGCGTTGCAGTACATGGAGGAGTCCGAACTCGTCGCCGAGACGCTGGGCGAGACCGTCTTCACCTACGTGCTCGCCAACAAGCGGCGCGAGTGGGCGGGCTACCGTTCGCAGGTGACACCCTTCGAGCTGCAGAGCAACCTCGAGATGCTCTGA
- a CDS encoding ABC transporter ATP-binding protein codes for MSTAVATDRTHQDAGTPASRLHFDRLGRTFGTHVVLDGIDLTVEPGELVAILGASGSGKSTLLRIAGGLDHASEGSVSIDGEPVAAHDARVAIGFQEPRLLPWRSVSENIALGLPADLSRDERSQRIGSLLELIGLTAFASHRPREISGGMAQRTSLARALARRPGVLLLDEPFGALDALTRLKMQDLLLSILDEAPTTTLLVTHDVDEALQVADRVIVLGVEPGSAGARIQRLVTVPGDRPRDRGSAELAELRADLLGALGIDRHAH; via the coding sequence ATGAGCACCGCCGTCGCCACGGACCGCACCCATCAGGATGCGGGAACGCCCGCATCCCGTCTGCACTTCGACCGCCTGGGGCGCACCTTCGGCACGCACGTCGTGCTCGATGGGATCGATCTGACGGTCGAGCCGGGCGAGCTGGTCGCCATCCTCGGCGCCTCGGGTTCCGGCAAGTCGACGCTCCTGCGCATCGCCGGCGGCCTCGACCACGCCAGCGAGGGATCGGTGTCGATCGACGGCGAGCCCGTCGCCGCGCATGACGCCCGCGTCGCGATCGGTTTCCAGGAGCCGCGGCTGCTGCCCTGGCGATCGGTGTCGGAGAACATCGCACTCGGACTTCCGGCCGACCTCTCGCGCGACGAGCGCTCGCAGCGGATCGGATCGCTCCTTGAGCTCATCGGACTCACCGCCTTCGCGAGCCACCGACCCCGCGAGATCTCGGGCGGGATGGCGCAGCGCACCTCGCTCGCCCGTGCGCTCGCGCGGCGGCCCGGCGTGCTCCTGCTCGACGAGCCGTTCGGCGCCCTCGATGCGCTCACGCGGCTCAAGATGCAGGACCTCCTGCTCTCGATCCTCGATGAAGCACCCACGACCACGCTTCTGGTCACCCACGATGTCGACGAGGCACTACAGGTCGCTGACCGGGTCATCGTGCTGGGAGTCGAGCCGGGCTCGGCCGGAGCGCGCATCCAGCGCCTGGTGACAGTTCCCGGAGACCGGCCGCGCGATCGCGGCTCAGCCGAGCTGGCGGAGCTCCGCGCCGATCTTCTCGGTGCACTCGGCATCGATCGCCACGCCCACTGA
- a CDS encoding SPOR domain-containing protein encodes MSEDSEKYWYNLTTGEVERGFESPAIDRAGPFDTAEEAANAPELIKQRSAQWAADDALEND; translated from the coding sequence GTGAGCGAAGACAGCGAGAAGTACTGGTACAACCTCACCACCGGTGAGGTGGAGCGAGGTTTCGAGTCTCCGGCGATCGACCGCGCCGGTCCGTTCGACACCGCCGAAGAGGCGGCGAACGCCCCCGAACTGATCAAGCAGCGCTCCGCGCAGTGGGCGGCCGACGACGCCCTCGAGAACGACTGA
- a CDS encoding DUF6966 domain-containing protein, translated as MGDTLLEQSLRDLHALLSSVSETFWAQWAARAAERLAAGGDPGDVRGVFGGMGSLNDLVIHPANGHAVAADQVAPVNRRLDELRERIYVESRGD; from the coding sequence ATGGGCGACACGCTGTTGGAACAGTCGCTGCGGGATCTGCACGCACTGCTGTCCTCGGTGAGCGAGACGTTCTGGGCGCAGTGGGCGGCGCGCGCGGCCGAACGCCTCGCCGCGGGCGGCGATCCCGGCGACGTACGCGGCGTGTTCGGCGGGATGGGCAGCCTGAACGATCTCGTCATCCACCCGGCAAACGGACACGCCGTCGCTGCCGATCAGGTCGCGCCCGTGAACCGACGGCTCGACGAACTCCGCGAGCGAATCTACGTCGAGTCCCGCGGGGACTAG
- a CDS encoding zinc ribbon domain-containing protein produces the protein MNAAHADQLRLLDLADIDARRAQADHARRNPPQAARIGELVKAKQQLAQELAARLNVVDDVTTELRRVEGDVALVVARRQRDDELLQKTASAKDAVGLERELASLTRRQDELEETQLELMERLEAAEAAVAEQQQLVAANNEEGSRLSAEAKETVEAASALEQQLGRDRAAIAGSVPEPLLALYEKLATRSAGAALFQARTCGGCHMMLSGTDLAALRQVADDVVATCPECGCILVRTAESGL, from the coding sequence GTGAACGCTGCCCACGCTGATCAGTTGCGCCTGTTGGATCTCGCCGACATCGACGCCCGCCGGGCGCAGGCCGACCACGCCCGGCGCAATCCGCCGCAGGCCGCGCGGATCGGTGAGCTCGTCAAGGCCAAGCAGCAGCTCGCGCAGGAGCTCGCCGCGCGTCTGAACGTCGTCGACGATGTGACGACAGAGCTGCGACGTGTCGAGGGCGATGTGGCGCTGGTCGTCGCGCGTCGCCAGCGCGATGACGAACTGCTGCAGAAGACGGCGAGCGCGAAGGACGCCGTCGGGTTGGAGCGTGAGCTCGCATCTCTCACCCGTCGTCAGGACGAGCTCGAAGAGACCCAACTAGAGCTCATGGAGCGTCTCGAAGCCGCGGAGGCGGCTGTCGCCGAGCAGCAGCAGCTCGTGGCCGCGAACAACGAAGAGGGCTCGCGCCTGTCGGCTGAGGCGAAGGAGACGGTGGAGGCCGCGTCGGCTCTCGAGCAGCAGCTGGGCCGCGACCGGGCCGCCATCGCCGGTTCCGTTCCCGAGCCGCTCCTCGCGCTGTATGAGAAGCTCGCGACGCGCTCGGCCGGGGCGGCGCTCTTCCAGGCCCGCACCTGCGGCGGCTGCCACATGATGCTCTCCGGCACCGACCTCGCCGCGCTCAGGCAGGTCGCCGACGATGTCGTGGCGACATGCCCGGAGTGCGGATGCATTCTCGTGCGCACTGCCGAGTCGGGGTTGTGA
- a CDS encoding helix-turn-helix transcriptional regulator: MTERVTAWRPGVPLVQEVLHATFAEHAYPAHTHDAWTVLSIDTGAVVYDLDGRRQHADAASVTILPPHVAHDGQSETRGTAFRKRVLYLDECWLPAGLIGASARRPSLTGARSRAMIEQIHRALSTRGDSLVAEGVVLRLGDLIQRHLGTEIVTRADAPLARRLRTMLDDRLAEPFTIDEAAGLLDAHPSHLVRVFSRTYGIPPHRYVIGRRIDRARHLLLAGVSPAETAARSGFHDQAHLTRHFRRTLGTTPAAFAA; this comes from the coding sequence ATGACCGAGCGGGTGACGGCGTGGCGTCCGGGGGTCCCGCTCGTCCAAGAGGTGCTGCATGCGACCTTCGCCGAGCACGCGTATCCCGCGCACACGCACGACGCCTGGACAGTGCTGTCGATCGACACCGGTGCGGTCGTGTACGACCTGGACGGACGCCGTCAGCATGCGGATGCGGCCAGCGTGACCATCCTGCCGCCGCACGTCGCGCACGACGGACAGTCAGAGACGCGCGGGACTGCCTTCCGCAAGCGCGTGCTGTACCTCGACGAGTGTTGGCTGCCCGCGGGACTGATCGGGGCATCCGCTCGCCGCCCCTCTCTCACGGGAGCTCGTTCTCGGGCCATGATCGAACAGATCCACCGTGCGCTCAGCACACGGGGTGACTCCCTGGTCGCGGAAGGCGTCGTGCTGCGTCTCGGCGATCTGATCCAGCGACATCTGGGCACAGAGATCGTGACGCGCGCCGATGCACCGCTTGCCCGACGGCTGCGGACCATGCTCGACGACCGTCTGGCCGAACCGTTCACCATCGACGAGGCCGCCGGCCTCCTCGATGCACACCCGAGCCACCTGGTGCGTGTCTTCTCGCGGACGTACGGCATCCCGCCGCACCGGTACGTCATCGGCCGTCGCATCGACCGTGCGCGACATCTCCTGCTCGCCGGAGTATCTCCGGCGGAGACCGCGGCCCGCAGCGGCTTCCACGATCAGGCTCATCTCACCCGTCATTTCCGCCGCACACTCGGCACCACCCCGGCCGCCTTCGCAGCCTGA
- a CDS encoding WXG100 family type VII secretion target: MTGELRVGGSRIELLVAEMERARAEIARILDGLKAELDRLSGEWSGDAHQAYKIAQERWIASMAQLHDELERIRRRTEESNEVFSDAQRATQRLWSQ; encoded by the coding sequence ATGACAGGTGAGCTCAGAGTCGGCGGCTCGCGTATCGAGCTGCTCGTTGCGGAGATGGAGCGTGCGCGTGCGGAGATCGCGCGCATCCTCGACGGGTTGAAAGCGGAACTCGACCGTCTCAGCGGTGAGTGGAGCGGCGACGCCCACCAGGCCTACAAGATCGCCCAGGAGCGCTGGATCGCCAGTATGGCGCAGCTCCACGACGAGTTGGAGCGCATCCGCCGGCGCACCGAGGAGTCGAACGAGGTCTTCAGCGACGCCCAGCGCGCTACCCAGCGGCTGTGGAGCCAGTGA
- a CDS encoding bifunctional 3'-5' exonuclease/DNA polymerase, with the protein MTGRDSGPPAAWRIVAADGARDISDDAGGATTTTRWVWADTAASYPAYLAAGERVARAWDARLARRILRHSPLSPANLPWSARDRWDLAPTVADGAETLFAFDEVPAFGVDEVEAEWRAQLEVISASGDPGRLTLLITAESAGAMVAAEMHAAGLPWHRATHERILVDTLGRRPVGGGAPDRMREVGERVRAALGDASLSLDSPPRVLRALHRAGLTVGSTSKWELAHVEHPVVEPLLEYKKLARLYTANGWAWLDEWVRDDRFRPVYVPAGVVTGRWASSGGGALQIPRQLRPAVRPDPGWVIVDADVAQLEPRVLAAMSRDTRMAEAARGRDLYEGIVATGAVATREEAKYAVLGAMYGATTGDSGRLVPRLRKTFPTAMALVDDAAVAGEDGRGVATWLGRGTPGAEAPWLALQSRASEADAEQGVRESALRAARERGRFTRNFVVQGTAAEWALCWLAEIRRRLDALPTTSGPPASASGPAFADRAHLVFFLHDEVMVHAPEELADAAAQAVTEAAEAAGRLLFGTFPIDFPLDVEVIRHDPEDADAPR; encoded by the coding sequence ATGACCGGCCGCGACAGCGGGCCGCCGGCGGCCTGGCGCATCGTCGCAGCAGATGGTGCCCGTGACATCTCCGACGATGCGGGCGGCGCGACAACGACCACCCGCTGGGTGTGGGCCGACACCGCTGCGAGTTACCCCGCGTATCTCGCGGCGGGGGAGCGCGTTGCGCGTGCGTGGGATGCGCGGCTGGCGCGCCGCATCCTGCGCCACAGTCCGCTGAGCCCGGCGAATCTGCCGTGGAGCGCAAGGGATCGATGGGATCTCGCTCCCACCGTTGCCGACGGCGCTGAGACGCTGTTTGCGTTCGATGAGGTTCCCGCCTTCGGCGTGGACGAGGTCGAGGCCGAGTGGCGAGCCCAGCTGGAAGTGATCTCGGCATCTGGGGACCCGGGACGATTGACCCTGCTCATCACGGCTGAATCCGCCGGCGCCATGGTCGCAGCCGAGATGCACGCGGCGGGGCTGCCCTGGCATCGTGCGACACACGAGCGGATCCTGGTCGACACGCTCGGCCGTCGCCCCGTCGGCGGCGGCGCGCCCGACCGCATGCGCGAGGTCGGCGAACGGGTGCGTGCAGCGCTCGGTGACGCGTCGTTGTCGCTGGACTCTCCGCCGCGAGTGCTGCGCGCGCTGCATCGGGCCGGGCTGACGGTCGGCTCGACGAGCAAGTGGGAGCTCGCCCACGTCGAGCATCCGGTGGTGGAGCCACTGCTGGAGTACAAGAAGCTCGCGAGGCTCTACACGGCGAACGGGTGGGCGTGGCTGGACGAGTGGGTACGCGATGATCGCTTTCGCCCCGTGTACGTGCCGGCAGGCGTGGTGACCGGTCGCTGGGCGTCGAGCGGCGGGGGAGCGCTTCAGATCCCACGGCAGTTGCGTCCGGCCGTGCGTCCTGACCCTGGGTGGGTCATCGTCGATGCGGATGTGGCCCAGCTCGAGCCGCGGGTGCTGGCGGCCATGTCGCGTGACACCCGGATGGCGGAGGCTGCGCGCGGGCGGGATCTCTACGAAGGGATCGTCGCGACGGGAGCGGTCGCGACCCGCGAAGAGGCCAAGTATGCGGTTCTCGGGGCGATGTACGGCGCGACCACCGGTGACAGCGGACGCCTCGTGCCGCGTCTGCGGAAAACGTTCCCGACCGCGATGGCTCTCGTCGACGATGCGGCGGTCGCCGGGGAGGACGGCCGCGGGGTGGCTACCTGGCTCGGACGCGGCACGCCCGGCGCGGAGGCGCCGTGGCTCGCGCTGCAGTCGCGCGCCAGCGAAGCGGACGCGGAACAGGGAGTACGCGAGAGCGCGCTGCGCGCCGCTCGCGAACGCGGCCGCTTCACGAGGAACTTCGTGGTGCAGGGCACGGCGGCGGAGTGGGCGTTGTGCTGGTTGGCAGAGATCCGCCGGCGCCTGGATGCGCTGCCGACGACATCAGGGCCGCCCGCATCCGCATCCGGGCCCGCGTTCGCAGACCGCGCGCATCTCGTGTTCTTCCTCCACGACGAGGTCATGGTGCACGCGCCGGAGGAGTTGGCGGATGCGGCTGCGCAAGCCGTGACCGAAGCCGCCGAGGCGGCCGGACGCCTGCTGTTCGGCACGTTCCCGATCGACTTCCCGCTCGACGTCGAGGTCATCCGGCACGATCCGGAGGATGCGGACGCGCCCCGGTAG
- a CDS encoding ABC transporter permease, with protein MSTTGTAPRTAQTASARGPLSRRGVRTLLGWVVPVVLVTLWFLLTNPAAPIVPAYKLPSPEAVVTAGVDLAQRGELWQFTAISLQRVIIGFAFGALLGISFGGLIGLSRFWDALLSPTLGVIRAVPSLAWVPLLIVWFQVGEQSKIILIAIGAFFPVFTTVSLALRHVDAQLVEMGRSFGYTGLRLFFTVQLPAVLPALFSGLRLALVQAWLFLVAAELLGASMGLGFLLLRGGNNGRVDQIVLAIILLAVIGKLTDSLLALVQRWAVRRWG; from the coding sequence ATGAGCACGACCGGCACCGCCCCCCGCACGGCGCAGACCGCATCCGCACGCGGACCGTTGTCACGTCGCGGCGTGCGGACCCTGCTGGGTTGGGTGGTGCCGGTCGTCCTCGTCACGCTGTGGTTCCTGCTCACGAACCCCGCGGCGCCCATCGTGCCGGCGTACAAGCTGCCGAGCCCGGAGGCCGTCGTCACCGCGGGTGTTGATCTCGCTCAGCGGGGAGAGCTGTGGCAGTTCACTGCCATCTCGCTGCAGCGCGTCATCATCGGGTTCGCTTTCGGAGCGCTGCTGGGCATCTCTTTCGGCGGGCTCATCGGCCTGTCGCGGTTCTGGGACGCGCTGCTCTCCCCCACGCTCGGTGTCATCCGCGCCGTTCCCAGCCTCGCGTGGGTGCCGCTGCTGATCGTGTGGTTCCAGGTCGGCGAGCAGTCAAAGATCATCCTGATCGCGATCGGCGCGTTCTTCCCGGTCTTCACGACCGTTTCACTGGCGTTGCGTCACGTGGACGCGCAGCTGGTCGAGATGGGTCGCTCGTTCGGCTACACCGGCCTGCGCCTGTTCTTCACGGTGCAACTGCCCGCGGTTCTTCCAGCTCTGTTCTCCGGCCTTCGCCTCGCTCTCGTGCAGGCGTGGCTCTTCCTGGTGGCGGCGGAACTGCTGGGCGCGTCCATGGGTCTCGGATTCCTGCTGCTGAGGGGCGGGAACAATGGCCGCGTCGACCAGATCGTGCTGGCCATCATCCTGCTGGCGGTCATCGGCAAGCTCACCGACTCCCTGCTCGCCCTCGTGCAACGCTGGGCCGTGCGCCGCTGGGGCTGA
- a CDS encoding aliphatic sulfonate ABC transporter substrate-binding protein, producing MSRSRRLLGALAGFAVAAVALSGCVAGEDAPAPAGSDAAASDVTIKLDWATYNPLSLIIKDQGWLEADGYNVEWVQSLGSSKANEALRAGAIDFGSTAGSAALLARANGVPQQIVDVVAQPEWSALVVPADSDITSVADLKGKSVAAALGTDPYFFLVQALEAEGLSIDDVTVQNLIHADGWAALQGGSVQAWAGLDPIMASAEASGAKLLYRNLDFNSYSVLNATESIINDHPEVVQAVVDAYERARAWALENPDKTAQVLADAAAIDLSVAQKVIDEREGLDIDPVPGSALSAVLAPIGAIQVSLGDVTSQDKVDKALDSLFAPEFAEKAKG from the coding sequence ATGTCCCGCTCCCGCCGTCTCCTCGGTGCGTTGGCCGGCTTCGCCGTCGCCGCCGTCGCCCTCTCGGGCTGTGTTGCCGGGGAGGATGCTCCTGCTCCCGCGGGCAGCGACGCCGCCGCATCCGATGTCACCATCAAGCTCGACTGGGCCACTTACAACCCGCTCAGCCTCATCATCAAGGACCAGGGGTGGCTCGAAGCCGACGGCTACAACGTCGAGTGGGTGCAGTCGCTGGGCTCGTCGAAGGCCAACGAGGCGCTGCGCGCCGGGGCCATCGACTTCGGGTCCACGGCCGGCTCCGCCGCGCTCCTTGCCCGAGCCAACGGCGTTCCGCAGCAGATCGTGGATGTCGTCGCTCAGCCCGAATGGTCGGCGCTCGTCGTGCCCGCCGACTCCGACATCACCTCCGTCGCCGATCTGAAGGGCAAGTCGGTCGCGGCCGCCCTCGGCACCGACCCGTACTTCTTCCTCGTTCAGGCGCTGGAGGCGGAGGGGCTGTCGATCGACGACGTCACCGTGCAGAACCTCATCCACGCCGACGGCTGGGCGGCGCTGCAGGGTGGATCCGTGCAGGCATGGGCCGGGCTCGACCCGATCATGGCGTCTGCGGAGGCGAGCGGCGCGAAGCTGCTGTACCGCAACCTCGACTTCAACTCCTACAGCGTGCTCAACGCCACCGAGTCGATCATCAACGACCACCCGGAGGTCGTCCAGGCCGTCGTCGACGCCTACGAGCGGGCACGCGCCTGGGCACTCGAGAACCCCGACAAGACCGCGCAGGTGCTTGCCGATGCCGCGGCGATCGATCTCTCCGTGGCGCAGAAGGTCATCGACGAGCGCGAGGGACTGGATATCGATCCCGTTCCCGGGTCCGCACTGTCGGCCGTGCTCGCTCCGATCGGTGCGATTCAGGTCTCTCTCGGCGACGTGACCTCGCAGGACAAGGTGGACAAGGCGCTCGACTCGCTCTTCGCACCGGAGTTCGCAGAGAAGGCCAAGGGCTGA
- the ppgK gene encoding polyphosphate--glucose phosphotransferase, which produces MAAEKSRAVGIDIGGTGIKGGIVDLEKGELISDRIKVSTPSGAEPKDVLDAVRSVLDTLEVADSDYPLGVAFPAIVKNGRTLSAANVSDKWIDFPAEEFFEEGLGRDIHFANDADVAGVAEMRFGAAKGVDGLTILTTLGTGIGSAVIYNNVLIPNSELGHLQRAKHGKDAEAYAAYSAMERDELSWEAWAERLQWYYSHVEFLFSPDLFIVGGGVSKHADKFLHLLDLRTPIVPAVHRNNAGIIGAAALSLGVEPDLEETVTGQ; this is translated from the coding sequence ATGGCAGCAGAGAAGTCTCGCGCGGTGGGTATCGACATCGGCGGAACCGGCATCAAAGGTGGAATCGTCGACCTCGAAAAGGGCGAGCTGATCAGCGACCGGATCAAGGTGTCCACACCTTCGGGAGCGGAGCCGAAGGACGTGCTGGATGCGGTGCGCAGCGTGCTCGACACTCTCGAGGTCGCGGACTCCGACTACCCGCTCGGTGTGGCCTTCCCCGCGATCGTGAAGAACGGTCGCACGCTGTCGGCTGCGAACGTCTCGGACAAGTGGATCGACTTCCCCGCCGAGGAGTTCTTCGAAGAAGGTCTCGGCCGCGACATCCACTTCGCCAACGACGCGGATGTGGCCGGCGTCGCCGAGATGCGCTTCGGCGCCGCGAAGGGCGTTGACGGGCTCACGATCCTCACGACCCTCGGCACCGGCATCGGCTCGGCTGTCATCTACAACAACGTCCTCATCCCCAACAGCGAGCTCGGCCACCTCCAGCGCGCGAAGCACGGCAAGGACGCCGAGGCGTACGCCGCCTACTCCGCGATGGAGCGCGACGAGCTGAGCTGGGAGGCGTGGGCCGAACGCCTGCAGTGGTACTACTCGCACGTCGAGTTCCTGTTCAGCCCTGACCTGTTCATCGTCGGCGGTGGCGTGTCCAAGCACGCGGACAAGTTCCTGCATCTGCTCGACCTGCGCACCCCGATCGTCCCCGCCGTGCATCGCAACAACGCGGGCATCATCGGCGCTGCGGCACTTTCGCTGGGCGTCGAGCCGGATCTCGAGGAGACCGTCACCGGTCAGTGA
- a CDS encoding PKD domain-containing protein — MIVEGTQTQPGIDGGGSEWIPKGGTDGGGAAPAEPKNPFGMDLLYEQIPQDEPTEEIPAVTVADLAAFSPQKPSFTAEPAGLGVAGLPTNVIAGASEHTVAGTLFDRPVTVRFTPVGYRFDYGDGTISTTSTGGAAWADLGQAQFTPTPTSHTFASPGDYTVNVSVAYTAVVDFGVTTRVVNGTVTANAAPQTLSVLEARTALVDKTCAQNPRGPGC, encoded by the coding sequence GTGATCGTGGAGGGGACGCAGACGCAGCCGGGAATCGACGGCGGCGGCTCGGAGTGGATTCCCAAGGGCGGCACCGACGGCGGCGGTGCCGCACCCGCAGAGCCGAAGAACCCGTTCGGCATGGACCTTCTCTACGAACAGATCCCCCAGGACGAGCCGACCGAGGAGATTCCCGCCGTCACCGTGGCCGATCTCGCCGCGTTCAGTCCGCAGAAGCCCTCGTTCACGGCGGAACCTGCGGGTCTCGGAGTTGCAGGGCTGCCCACCAACGTCATCGCCGGCGCGTCCGAGCACACCGTTGCGGGCACACTGTTCGATCGCCCCGTGACGGTGCGCTTCACCCCGGTCGGGTACCGGTTCGACTACGGCGACGGCACGATCAGCACGACCTCGACGGGCGGCGCAGCGTGGGCCGACCTCGGGCAGGCTCAGTTCACGCCGACTCCCACGAGCCACACCTTCGCCTCCCCCGGCGACTACACCGTCAACGTCAGCGTGGCCTATACGGCCGTCGTCGACTTCGGTGTCACGACTCGAGTCGTCAACGGGACGGTCACCGCGAACGCGGCACCTCAGACACTGAGCGTGCTCGAGGCCCGCACGGCCCTCGTCGACAAGACGTGCGCACAGAATCCGCGCGGTCCCGGCTGCTGA
- a CDS encoding DUF2000 family protein: MTSVDSASIPVRFDTKVVVVLREDLLPWQELNVTAFLMSGVATNEPGLTGEPYRDGDGITYLPMLRQPVVVMSADAAMLAAARERAVRRELPLAIYTAELFASGHDEANRAAVAAVPTAQLDLVGVALRGPKNVVDRIVKGARMHA, translated from the coding sequence GTGACTTCCGTTGACTCTGCATCCATACCCGTCCGCTTCGATACGAAGGTCGTCGTCGTGCTGCGAGAGGACCTCCTACCGTGGCAGGAACTGAACGTCACGGCTTTCCTGATGTCGGGCGTCGCGACGAACGAACCCGGGCTCACCGGCGAACCGTACCGAGACGGCGACGGCATCACGTACCTTCCGATGCTCCGCCAACCGGTCGTGGTGATGTCCGCGGATGCGGCGATGCTGGCCGCGGCGCGAGAGCGTGCGGTACGGCGCGAGCTGCCGCTCGCGATCTACACCGCCGAGTTGTTCGCATCCGGGCACGACGAGGCGAATCGCGCGGCGGTTGCCGCGGTGCCGACGGCGCAGCTTGACCTCGTGGGCGTCGCGCTGCGCGGCCCGAAGAACGTCGTCGACCGGATCGTCAAAGGCGCACGGATGCACGCCTGA